In Methanobacterium sp., a genomic segment contains:
- a CDS encoding ATP phosphoribosyltransferase, whose product MEKIIIGLPKGSLNNVNRGNTYQLFVDAGYEVRGYEPGKEENEITILNDPEIKGFLTRPQSAPVELNRQILDLAIIGEDWVREESVNVEGELIKRVGDLDYGQTRLIVAVPNDDPYESLSDFFRANKNRETPILCFTEYPNLTRQFFMENDGYQELFGESKPLVQVRGLWDGDNEMVQIINSDGATEVYIAKGADLVVDNTQTGSSLRKAGLKILETIMESSAGLYAGPSCTQEKAEKAKIIFEQLFGAIKARKYFDVKFNIANQRLDEVKDFLLSNEYCSDEPTAVKGSSFSQVNVLIPKNKFPEMLKGIKSFGASAIVRENVKQYVQ is encoded by the coding sequence ATGGAAAAGATAATAATCGGCCTTCCTAAAGGAAGTTTAAACAATGTTAACAGGGGAAACACTTACCAGTTATTTGTGGATGCAGGTTACGAGGTCCGGGGATACGAACCCGGCAAGGAAGAAAACGAAATCACCATCCTGAACGACCCGGAAATAAAAGGATTCCTAACCAGACCCCAGAGTGCACCAGTAGAGCTCAACCGCCAGATATTGGACCTGGCAATCATTGGAGAAGATTGGGTCCGGGAAGAATCTGTCAATGTGGAAGGAGAACTCATAAAGAGGGTAGGTGACCTGGATTATGGTCAAACCAGACTGATAGTGGCTGTCCCTAATGATGACCCTTATGAATCCCTCTCCGATTTCTTCAGGGCCAACAAAAACCGGGAAACCCCCATACTCTGCTTCACAGAGTACCCTAACCTCACCAGACAGTTCTTCATGGAAAATGATGGCTACCAGGAACTATTCGGTGAAAGTAAACCTTTAGTTCAGGTACGTGGTCTTTGGGATGGGGACAATGAAATGGTACAGATCATCAACTCCGACGGTGCCACCGAGGTCTACATAGCCAAAGGAGCAGATCTGGTTGTGGACAACACCCAGACCGGGAGCAGTCTGCGGAAAGCAGGACTGAAAATACTGGAAACCATCATGGAATCCAGTGCAGGATTATACGCAGGTCCCAGTTGCACTCAGGAAAAGGCAGAAAAGGCAAAAATAATCTTCGAACAATTATTCGGAGCAATAAAGGCAAGGAAATACTTCGATGTCAAATTTAACATTGCCAACCAGAGATTGGACGAAGTGAAAGATTTCCTGCTCTCCAATGAATACTGCTCAGATGAACCCACCGCAGTTAAAGGAAGCAGCTTCTCCCAAGTTAATGTCTTGATTCCTAAAAATAAATTCCCAGAAATGTTAAAAGGAATAAAAAGCTTCGGAGCCTCAGCCATTGTCCGGGAAAATGTTAAACAGTATGTGCAGTAA